The Brassica rapa cultivar Chiifu-401-42 chromosome A10, CAAS_Brap_v3.01, whole genome shotgun sequence genome segment aaacttattttatatattttccgcAGCATTTGGAAATCAGCGAGGCAATGATGGGGCCCGTAACGTTTCCAACTCCCAACACCGACCAAATCTAAATAAGTTTAACTGATTGGGACACTTGGGAGTATCAGACTACACGCGCCGCTCTTTTACTTCTCAACAAACGCTCAGTTTCAACTGCTTCGAGGACTTTATAAACATTTGGATCTCTTCTACTTTAGTTCTCTTTTGTCTGTCTCTCTattgatattattatttgtattgTAATCTTCCTTTTGGCGTTATTGATATTGTACTAGTTTAATTTCACGATCTCCTACAAATATGTTACTCCCATCTATCCATCTGTTTcattatataaatagtttttataaacatctatataaatagtttttataaacatctatacaaatagtttttataaacatttattgttTGAACATACAAACAATTTTAACATTTCAATACactttttgtatttattaaatattgtgtgaccaattaaattatgtaaacttttgtaattggttaaacttatatattaaataactctTTTCGTTTCATAAAAGATGGtgttttagaagatttttgttgtttcaaaatagatgatgttatgatatttttatgttatttttaactttattgaaaATTGTGTAACCAATTAGATGTTGTAATCATTTATGTAATTGATTGGATGACttttaaattacattttaaaactatttttagagaaaaagtaaaatttttaaTCTTTGTGCACTAAGGAATAACACCATTTATTCTGAAACGGATgaagtaatttttaaaataacatttttttaacattagTGTTGTTAActtaaaattatttacattttaaaacaGAAAAGAGTATAGTAAATAAAACTGAGGGGTTGCAAACTAGATTTTGAGGTAGCTTTGCACTGTTCCTAAATTCTCTAAATAAAATCTCTCCTGCTAAACTAGGTGAATAAGAACATAAGTTGCCCCAAGAAGTCTCTTTACCTTGTGGCGTTGTTGAAATgttagaaagaaaagaagactACGTTACTTTTAATTAGAAAAGAGGGCAAATAGGATTTCCAGTTGCAGACCCTGTCTAGTTGacatttttgattttgattaaaGAATCTAAAATCTCTCATGCTAAACCAGACACAGAGAGATCCAATAGAAGAAATAAAACGCTCTCGTGTGTAAACCCTAGGCTGGCGGTCGCCAGATCTCGTCCTCAGATTTGTGTCTCTTCCCTCTCTTCTCTTagatttctttttctctttgtcTTAGAGTCGCTCCCGTTTCCCTGTGTGTTGAAGAGCATCTGGTAGAGCACTTGGTATTTCAGATCTGGTGGTCCTCTTGTAGTTTTGAGCGCATAGAGCAGTGTTTGTCGGTGGTGTTAAAGGGTTTGTCCCTTCTCCGGCTTCCGTCTGCGTCTCCTAGCGAGGTAAAAGTCCAAGCCTTGGTGTCTCTGTTCTGATGTAGTGGTTGTGTCGTCAGCCGGTCCTGGGTGGTTTTGCGATTCTTTGTGAAGGGTTAAACCCGGTTAATTTTTCCTGGATTTTAGAGTTAGTCTTGGTGGTCTTTGATTTAGCAACGGTGTAACAGTGATGTGGTGATTCCTAAAGTGTCTAGCAACGGTGTAACGGTGTTTAGCTATTTTCTATGATTTAGCAACGGTGTAACGGTGTTTAGCTATTTTCTATGatttttaaccaatcaaaattcagtaaacacaattaatgtttttgaaatttacaattttccattattacatacattgaaaatgtaaaatatgaatcttttagaaacaaaatatttttttaaaacatagattatttaggaacagagggaTACTACTGTATAAACGAATCTAGAGATTCGAGAACTAAAAGCGAAATGACACAGCCTTTTTCTTCTAACAAAATTCTCTAATCACAAATTCAATTGTTTATTGGCGCAAACAATGTTGAATACATACGCAAAGAGCATATTCCTATATTCAATTTTCCACACACCTAAAAATAAGTGCACGCTTACATATATCCAATGTAAGACATGATATAGCGAAATGGATATCCTTAGACTCAACTTCAATGTTTGATTAAATTATACAGAACCGATATAGTATggtgaattatatttttttatcgaCAAGATTAATTATCTGACTAAATTATTTACTAATATAGTGAAAAAAGATACTGTTGAGTCTGGCAAGATTCGTGTTAATACTAAAGTATTTTGGTAAAACAATTGTGTTTCAAGTATTTGTTCACTGTATATACTTAAAACAAAGAGGAAGAAACATAAAAGTTAGCGTTACTCTAGTGGGGTTTGGACTTGAACATTAACATGACAACATTGCACGTGGTATACTTACagtaaaaaatcttttttttttgtcatcacttcagtaaaaattctataaattaataatgttgagactcttaagatttattaatttatagagttattaatttaaaactttattaaaacttttattttttaaaatatttttagtgtaaaaatgaaaaatatattggttAGAGTTTATAGATTTGAACTTTAACTATTTTATCAGAGTATTTGATATAGTTTATGTATATGATGAATACACATTATATAATACAAATTCACTTTTATATgcaatttagtaaaactaaaattaaaatttgagatgaaatttattttgaagaaaaatataaaacaaaaaatttgtaTATGTATGGTAAttattaatgtatgattttaATGAAACCATATAATTATCTAGGAGTtttctaaatttattaatttatggtgtttattaatttatcgaatattaatttatagagtttttacttGTATAATGTATTTTGATTCGATATTAATGTTTGTTTACTTTGTTGAATCTGATGTATCTTGTAAAGGTTAGGTAGGATCGTTTGAGTACAGGTTGATGCTACGTCCAAATGAATTTGACAACTTTGTCTTTTCATGCAACTTGTTATCACAATTCGCCTTTATTATTTATACACATAAGGACATATAATACGAGAAAAAAGTCACAAAACAAGATAAGACATAACATAGAACTTTTGCAAATTTGGAAAATACAAAAGGTAGCTCTTGATctcatttattaattaattatcatGTTCTTGGGTGGGGATAGAAGAACATAGCAGAGTTTTCTTGATGCAGCTTCGGATTTTCCTGTAAAAGAAACTTCCTCTTTTCTTGTTGATGACCTCTTGATCCATTTTATAGTTCTCTCCCATTTCATTCCCTTGTACATCATACTTCTCCTTGGATGCATCAAGACTGGTTTTTCTCACCTTGAACCATATCAAATTAGAAGCCAAAAATGTTGTGAGTAGCATAATTAGCACTAAGGGACTGTCAGGCATACAAAGAAAGAGATAGAATACGGCTCACCACTTGAGTTGGTGACATTAGCTTGGTTGTTGAGTTGGGAGAGTTTTGTAGGTCTGTGATTTGGTCTATGCGACGATTTGAGCTACCAAAACTATCACAAGCGCTCGAGGTTTGGATGGAGCCCTATAACAGTAAACAAAACGTTAGCGTTGTGAGGTGGAACCTGAAAACAGAGGATTTACCATAGTAAAATTAAGCTTATAGTTGTTGTTGCAGATATCAAATCAGAATCACTATCCTCATCATCACTATGATCAATGAAACCGGTGAGTGACATTTTAGGTCTGTAATCGTTGCGATTTTCTTGCATAAACAAAAGATTCCCATGCTCCTCCTCATCATTATTTCCACAATTGATAAAAGAGTTCAAATCATGAGTTGAAACATTATCTAAACCCCTGCATAATGCATCATGGATCTGAGTTTCCTTCTCCGCATCAAGCAAGCCAGTAAAGTGACGTTGATTCTGTAACCCCTGAAAAAAACGGAAGAATACAAATGAAGTCGTTGTCACATTTCCTGACTGAAACAAATGAAGACCCACCTCAAATTCACCAGAGTTGTTCATATGTGTGAACTGAGAGTGATTATGCTCAacttcaccaccaccaccaggagcagaagaagaagaagaagataaatctCTGGGGTCATccttaaatattattttgcacACTGTATATGTGGTCTGGACAAAATCAAACaggactttaaaaaaaaacaaacaaaccaataGCAACACAAAAGCCAAATCTGGATTTGAAAAAGTTAACATACCTGAGTAGGAGTCAAGAACGTAGAAACATATTCATGCATAACCCATTCGGGTTTCGAGTGAAACACCAAAACCCTTTTCTCACCAATCTTCTCCCGGTTCCCTCTCTTTCGGATTATTTCCGTTGTAACTCCTGTTTTCTTCCAAAAACCAGACCTGGTTTTCCTGCTCTGTCTCTCTCCTCTGTTATACTTGTTGTCCTTCCGACCGAAAAAATACCAAATCTGATCTCTCGATTCCCTCCTCGACTTgcctggcaaaaaaaaaaaaagaactaattaGTCCATGAGCCGATTTAACAAAGCACGTGCGTGAGACTTACTAGGTAACTCCCAAGGTTCGAAGCTACAGATATCTACTGTGCTAATGGCTTTGTCTACATGGCTCGTGTCACCACCGAGATTTTTGAGCCTGAGGTAATAGTCCACGATCTCCTCGTCTGTCGGAATGAATCTGAACCCCACccgattttccattttttcaaGGACACGGAAGATTTTAACAGATGAAtataaagttcaaaaaaaaaaaaaggatcagGAGAGAGCTTTCTCCATTGTTGCCGTTCTGTAAGTTAAAATGGAAGGAAGAAGAGTTGctttttataccaaaaaaataaatttattaaacgtTAATGTTTAAAGGTGAAGTTAGGGGTGTCAATCCGGGCTGGCCCGGTCCGGTTCGGTCCAAACCCACTAAATCCGTTGATATTTGAGCCCGGTTCTGATCCGAAAATATTTTGGGCCTAGAATTCAAAGCCCGGTCTGACCCTTGTAGGGCTATAAAGTTTTCAGGTATTTTTGAGCTTTTCGGAAAATAATTTGTCATTGTCACTTCCATcgttttaatatatgtgaattttcattaaaaaaatagtttcattttttagttttaaaatataaagtaagctTAAACGTTTCttctttatcaaaaatattttacttttccgtatgcttttaaaatatattataaacaaatcaaatttaataaaatttaaataatcaaaaataaattaaaactaaatatataaaaaaaattgaaatagtCAAACGTTTCATAATTAGTATTTGGAAATAAAAAACATGTTGTACAAAAACTAAGAATTTGTATTtggaaataaaaatatgttgtacaaaaaaagaagaatatacatctgcaaaatttaaaatgtgacaCTTGTAATGATCAAACAATAAAGtgaattaacaaattttatatttgttttattagggttttggataaaaatattaaaataatatgtcaATACTAATAATGATTTTGAttcaaaaatgataatatttaagctaaaatataaaatttcggattttcgaTCTTAGTTCAAATGGGCTTATGTCTAAAATACCCAAAGTCCAAATAGATTTAGTTCGAAAAGtctgattttttgtttgtttataaaaCTAAGCCTAAACCGATATTTTTAGGGATATGCAGGTTCGGACTGCGGATTTCGATTCTAATTGACATGTCTAGGTGAAGTGGATAGTCAGTTATTCTTTTCTTTAGGAAAAACTAATTTCCATTCATTAAATATTACATCTAATCCAGATTACAGCTCAGATCAGTCCACCTGGGATCATGCATCATCAAAAACTTGCTAAACGacgaaaaaaaataatatatatatatatatatatatatataaagtgcTGCTGCATTTTGCGACTATTCTATAGTtatagaaagaaaagaaaaaataaatcgTGTAAGATAAGATACCGTAGGTTATAAGGcttgcaattttttttcttttttttataagataTAAACTCACGgtaaattttttgttgttgatgttCCTCTGTAATGTtgtatatgtttattttcaatGATCAATGAAAATtcagtgaaaaaaaaactcaaggtaaatttatatattgttttattcCAACTGgacatatattattttgcatCATCAACTCGTCAGCGTGTGACGACATGTGCAAGGAGATATCGGCAGCTGGCTCTCATAAATAATTGTtgttatttccttttttattgtATTGGAATTTGGGCTGCTTACATAGTGAATTCGGTTTTCTCGTGTCGTGTTTATCCCATATggattttttttgggtaaaaatagtaaaataccaATAGTAAACTTTTTATACTTCTCTAATCTAATACGATAATATTAATCTTATGTATAAGCAAAAAGCAATATATACGCACCTGTGTCTAAACATAGATTGAGAGTTAATATTTCTAACACCAGTTTCAAGTACTACTATCCAAAAAGTAATATACACACACCTAGCTCCTTCCATATCGAGAtggtaaatgttttttttttctgaaaaaagaGATGGTAAATGTTAAGAATAGTTTTTCTTAAAGAGGTCTGAAATTGAACCTTAACATCAGGATTGCATTCTACATATTTGCGTTCATATGATGCACTCTAAAAGAGACATTTTGACATTGACAAAGTATATTATCTATCaccatatataaaaaaagcCTTCAAGAGATTAGGGTCAATATAAGGGGTTATTACTTATTAGGTATCATGTCGGGCATTGATGAAGACGAGTCAAAAGGAAGTGGACCATGACTTTTTGTTACATGCCAAAGCtagatatttatttaattataaatgcgCATATTCTGACAAAGCTAGAGATGCTACAACCTTTTTACATCTAaccatttatttaattataaatgcgCATGATATGCGTAGAAGAAGATACGGAAAATTAAGGAACCTATGTAGATATCTATTTCCACACATTTAGACAGTAGTAAGTCCATGCATACATGTATTTCTTCATCGGCATGCATCACATATACACACGTACCGGGTATATAGATAACATAAAGTCTAGAGAAATCAATATCACTTTTTTTTCGTCTGTTGATTAACATAAAAGGGTGTAGGGCAAATAGTaaacaaacaattttaaaaataattttttatttagttcgATTGCTAGAGTATTTTCTTGTATACATATGATACTgtaaagagaagagaggaagcaAAATAAAAGTAACCATTGGTACTGGGATAATTTGAACTTAATTAAACATCAACATGACAACATGCAcgtgtatacatatataaatatgatgtgGACTTAATAAAAAGACTCTTGAAATAAAGTAATTTGATTTGATGCTAGacttattttccttttttgtaGAAAACTGTATAATGTCTTGTGGGGATTCGGTAGGTCATGAGGAGAGGCTGATTGCGACGTCAAAGAGAATTTGAGACTTTTGATAGTTGTtatcaatatttaaaatgattacaATCTTGTCTTCTCGAATCACTTCTCATCATAAAATTCACAATCATTTTCTTAATAAGTAGTATATGTTTAAGGACATACAATACATTTAAAATACGCTACAAAACAACAAGCTAAGACATAACGTATATTACTTGTACAGATTTGGAAAGTACAAAATCATGTTACTGAAAACAggtgattttaaaatatagcaGCTCTTTTCTTCTTGATCGAGGGACATATCAACATTTTTGCTACTCTTGTTGGAGATAGTCTCAGATAGATGATAGATTTATGCCCAATCAAGAAAACCGGTCAATGATTTTTGCATAGCAACAGTCTTACTCTGCTCATCATCATCAAGCAAGTATTTCCAATCATAGCTTGACAGATTGTCGAAAGCCCCGTGAATTGCTTCTTCGAGCTCCGTTTCTTGCTTCTTATCAGAAAAGCCACTAAGCTGGTGTGCATTCTTTGGTTTCTTAAaagtcaaagaagaagaagaagacaaattagtgtttataaaatattaaatatggttttgaaaactttacatttataaagtttgagattgagatagacccacctCAGATGCTGCAGGACTAGATTCTCCTCCAGAGTTATTCATATGAGTGACTAGAGAGAGACTAAGCGCATCAATACCACTACCAGGAGAAGAAATCTCTCTAGCTTCCCCCTTTTTGTGT includes the following:
- the LOC103844609 gene encoding NAC domain-containing protein 5 isoform X2, with the protein product MENRVGFRFIPTDEEIVDYYLRLKNLGGDTSHVDKAISTVDICSFEPWELPSKSRRESRDQIWYFFGRKDNKYNRGERQSRKTRSGFWKKTGVTTEIIRKRGNREKIGEKRVLVFHSKPEWVMHEYVSTFLTPTQTTYTVCKIIFKDDPRDLSSSSSSAPGGGGEVEHNHSQFTHMNNSGEFEGLQNQRHFTGLLDAEKETQIHDALCRGLDNVSTHDLNSFINCGNNDEEEHGNLLFMQENRNDYRPKMSLTGFIDHSDDEDSDSDLISATTTIRLHPNLERL
- the LOC103844609 gene encoding NAC domain-containing protein 5 isoform X1, coding for MENRVGFRFIPTDEEIVDYYLRLKNLGGDTSHVDKAISTVDICSFEPWELPSKSRRESRDQIWYFFGRKDNKYNRGERQSRKTRSGFWKKTGVTTEIIRKRGNREKIGEKRVLVFHSKPEWVMHEYVSTFLTPTQTTYTVCKIIFKDDPRDLSSSSSSAPGGGGEVEHNHSQFTHMNNSGEFEVGLHLFQSGNVTTTSFVFFRFFQGLQNQRHFTGLLDAEKETQIHDALCRGLDNVSTHDLNSFINCGNNDEEEHGNLLFMQENRNDYRPKMSLTGFIDHSDDEDSDSDLISATTTIRLHPNLERL